In the Desulfosporosinus acidiphilus SJ4 genome, CTGCTCAAATCATGTCTTACAAACTTTGAGGCGCGACTTAATCAAATATTTTGATTCTATAGTTTGTGGAAGAGCAGTTTATAGAAAGTAATCTTCGCTAAAGACCCAATAATCGAAGTCAAGAGGACACCGATGGCGTCCTCTTAACTTTATGGCTACTACAATATTTTTAGGAAAATACACCAGGTTTTAGATAAGCCGCAAAGATGAAGAATCAAAAATCCCCACAGCCAGTTTCCTGTGAGGATTTCTTCAGAGATGTAATTTTTAAGGAAGCACAAATTTTCATACTTCAAAAGGAAGCATATCTTTCCCAAGACGAAAATTTATGGGTATTGTCTCAAGTTATTATTTACTATTATTGGTAATTTTTGGTGGAGATGACAAGGATGCATACAAACTACCATTGTTCTGTATTTCATCCAGTAAAGACATATCAACTTGTACAGGCTGCTGATTGCTTACGTTGAAAATTACCGTTATCTTGTGACCTCCGTCATCATTTGAATAAACATAAATACTATTAACCATCGCATTGACAAGTAGCTTTCTGTATTCCAATTCATCAAGATTTCCGTTTCGCAAGTGAGATAAAAAGTACATAATATCGACTTCGGATAAGCCATAATGCCGCTCTTCTTCAACAGCTGTTAGTTTTTCCAGTTCTGCCGCTTCTTTTTCAAGTCTGTCAATCTCAGCAAAAACAAAGTTAGCGGCTGTTGCCGACGCTTTGCCGACCTTTAGGGATTCTAAGAGGTTGGCTTTTTGTTTGTTGTTTTCTTTCATAAGCTGTTGCAGCCTCTTCAAATTCGGGTTATTTTGCTCCTGCTCACAGAGTGCAGATATTTCGCGGGCGATTATGCGCTGATTATCCTCTGTGAGCATATCCCTTACAACTTCAATGACTTTGTCCTCAATTTTGTGCTTGATAATGGTAAGTCTTTTACAACCTTTGTTCTCCCTATAGTATCTATGCAGTTTCCCGCTCTTGCCTGTACTGCTGCTTCCTGCCATGGGCATTAAGCAATGCCCACAAAACAGTTTACCGCTTAAAATGTAATCTTCCACAGCTTTCCCCCTCCCCCCGGCTCCGATATTCTCAACAAGTCGTTTTTGCACCTGGTCAAATAAGGTCTGCGGAACTATGCGCGGCAATGCGTCAGTGGTGTCTGTGCCTTTATAGCTGTAAATCCCAATGTACCGCTTATTTCTTAAAATCCTCTGTAAGCTGTTTTTTGTAAATGGTCTTCCATGTGAAGTCCTCGCGCCCAAATTGTTTAGATATGCTATGATTTCCAGCATGGTCGCACCATTGGCGTACATTTCAAAAACTCGTACAACGTAATGAGCGTTGGCTTTGTCAATGACGATTTGTTTGTCCACCACTTTGAATCCGAGGCCGGGATTACTTCCGAGGCTCAAAAACTTCGAGGCGTTGATTGCCCTTCCCCGCTGTATCTTTTGGCTTAACTCCTGTGAATAGTAAGCAGCCATCCCCTCAAGCATGGTTTCCATCAAGATACCGCTGGCGTCTTCCGTATTAACTCGTTCCATTGCAGAAATAACCTTGACGCCGTTTCTGTTCAGTTTCTCCTTGTAGATGGCGTTGTCATATTTGTTGCGGCTGAATCGGTCGAGCTGGTATACAATGACATAATCCCACCGCCCCTTTGACGAATCTGCGATCATGCGCTGGAAGCCGAGGCGTTTTTTCGCTGTCTTCCCGGTCAGCTTTTGGTCAGTGTATTCAGTAACAATATTATATCCCTCGCGGTTGGCATAATCACGGCAGACCCTTAACTGTCCTTCTATGGATTGTGCAGTTTGTTGACCGCCGGGACTGTATCGGGCGTAAATAACTGCTTTCTTCATTTCAAATCCTCCGGATTCACAAAACCATAATAATATCCTGTGAGGTCATGCCGTAATGTATCCATCACCTTGTTTATTTCGTCAGCAATTTCTTTGTTTAAATACCCAATGGCTGGCAACATTATACGCTGTTTTTCCTCTATGCTGAGAACACGATCAGCACCATAATTATCGCGCACGATAATCTGGTATAAGCAACGGCCAATGGCCTTAGTCAATTCAGCAATAACCCCTTCTTCGTAGAGTGTGTTAAGAATCTTCAATAAGGGTGGCTTGAACCCCAAAGTATCATAATAATATGAATCAATTTCGTTGCCTAAGTTCTGTATAATCTTGATAGCTGGTTCTGAAAGCCCTGTATATTTACATGATATTTGCATATCTTCGTCGCGGCTTTCTATCGTGGTCTTCCCTAATAGATAATCAGTAGACACATCCAAAACCTTTGCTATTTCGTTAAAAGCTGTAATTTTGGGTTCAGCCTTGCCATTCCTATAAGTTGAAATGGAAGACATGGATAAACCCGTTTTTTTCGCTAAATCTTCTTGCGCTGTTTCTTTGTCATTTAATAACTCGTTAAGCTTCATCGAGAAAGATAACTTTGTTTTTTCTTTATCGCTGCCTACTGCTTCGCTTATTTGCTGTGGGTCAACATGATGTATGGCTCTTTTTTGCCTCGTTTTCTTTTCCAATATGAATCTTCCTTTCTGTAAACCGAAACATACCACAAAGTGTTTCGGCTAATATTTTTTATGCAGAAACAATAACTTCTTATGTGCCTCACTTGATACAATAGCACTAAACCGAAATATAAATAATTATATTTCGGTTTTAATGGTAGTTGTTAATTTACTATTTGTCAAGGAGGTGCTGGCGGTGATTCACTATAAACTTGCGCAAAAAGTTGCTTATATGCTCGCTGCCGGCTTGTATCGTGACATTGGCTCATTTATAGCCGCCGCCAGACGGGATAATCCAGAGGATTATGAACGCTTTAAGAATGAATACCTCGCCAAAGAGACCAAACAAACATCCTCACATGTCAAGCGGCG is a window encoding:
- a CDS encoding recombinase family protein, encoding MKKAVIYARYSPGGQQTAQSIEGQLRVCRDYANREGYNIVTEYTDQKLTGKTAKKRLGFQRMIADSSKGRWDYVIVYQLDRFSRNKYDNAIYKEKLNRNGVKVISAMERVNTEDASGILMETMLEGMAAYYSQELSQKIQRGRAINASKFLSLGSNPGLGFKVVDKQIVIDKANAHYVVRVFEMYANGATMLEIIAYLNNLGARTSHGRPFTKNSLQRILRNKRYIGIYSYKGTDTTDALPRIVPQTLFDQVQKRLVENIGAGGRGKAVEDYILSGKLFCGHCLMPMAGSSSTGKSGKLHRYYRENKGCKRLTIIKHKIEDKVIEVVRDMLTEDNQRIIAREISALCEQEQNNPNLKRLQQLMKENNKQKANLLESLKVGKASATAANFVFAEIDRLEKEAAELEKLTAVEEERHYGLSEVDIMYFLSHLRNGNLDELEYRKLLVNAMVNSIYVYSNDDGGHKITVIFNVSNQQPVQVDMSLLDEIQNNGSLYASLSSPPKITNNSK
- a CDS encoding helix-turn-helix domain-containing protein; the encoded protein is MEKKTRQKRAIHHVDPQQISEAVGSDKEKTKLSFSMKLNELLNDKETAQEDLAKKTGLSMSSISTYRNGKAEPKITAFNEIAKVLDVSTDYLLGKTTIESRDEDMQISCKYTGLSEPAIKIIQNLGNEIDSYYYDTLGFKPPLLKILNTLYEEGVIAELTKAIGRCLYQIIVRDNYGADRVLSIEEKQRIMLPAIGYLNKEIADEINKVMDTLRHDLTGYYYGFVNPEDLK